From one Phorcysia thermohydrogeniphila genomic stretch:
- the phoU gene encoding phosphate signaling complex protein PhoU, protein MIERYIEDLDELKRNFIEMADMSKKIINEAMEALIERDTEKAEITYQYDRLIDLKELEIEEKCVRVLALYSPEATDLRFVVSILKSIVDLERVGDLARDICETAIHLAKHPPLKPYVDLPRMLQIVSEMLKDAVMALLRGDTELAKEVIDKDDIVDSFYDRLFEELVEIAEKNPEHGSLAVRLILVVKSLERVGDHATNIAEYAIYYKTGDVVKHKKAQEYLKKLKEKENGEER, encoded by the coding sequence ATGATTGAACGCTACATAGAAGACCTTGATGAGCTGAAGAGAAATTTCATTGAAATGGCAGATATGTCCAAAAAAATAATAAACGAGGCTATGGAAGCCCTGATTGAAAGGGACACAGAAAAGGCAGAGATAACCTACCAGTACGACAGGCTCATAGATTTAAAGGAGCTTGAGATTGAAGAAAAGTGCGTTAGAGTTCTTGCCCTTTACTCTCCAGAGGCCACAGACCTAAGGTTCGTCGTCTCAATCCTAAAGAGTATAGTTGATCTTGAGAGGGTTGGAGACCTTGCAAGGGACATATGCGAGACGGCAATTCACCTTGCAAAGCACCCTCCACTAAAGCCCTACGTTGACCTTCCGAGGATGCTCCAGATAGTAAGCGAGATGTTAAAAGACGCCGTAATGGCCCTCCTTCGTGGGGACACAGAGCTTGCAAAGGAAGTTATAGACAAGGACGACATAGTTGACAGCTTCTACGACAGGCTCTTTGAGGAGCTTGTGGAGATTGCAGAGAAGAACCCTGAGCACGGAAGCTTAGCCGTAAGGTTAATCCTCGTAGTTAAGTCCCTTGAGAGGGTCGGCGACCACGCAACGAACATCGCCGAGTATGCCATATATTATAAGACGGGCGACGTCGTGAAACACAAGAAAGCCCAAGAGTACCTTAAGAAGCTGAAGGAGAAAGAGAATGGAGAGGAGAGGTAG
- a CDS encoding prohibitin family protein, producing MERRGRAPVLIVLLLAVVAIALTRSLHVIDAGEVGVKLRLGKVDKEELYPGVHIVLPWIESVVIFSTRVEKIDMTTKTRNPITALSIEGLPVRLDVTVLYRIVPQKADEIYKNYGVDFAEKVIISIVRETVRNVIARYKIEDLYSTKRAELQKTIYDELKKRLLTAHIQVVDLLLRDVRLPKKVVEKIEEKLRAKEEAEKMKFVIEKERLEAERKITEARGIAESNRIIANSLSEKYLQWYYLQTLKELANSPNNTFVITPYDNKLIPMLNVNKGNGTK from the coding sequence ATGGAGAGGAGAGGTAGAGCTCCCGTCCTAATCGTCCTCCTGCTGGCTGTAGTCGCCATAGCCTTAACCCGCTCCCTCCACGTTATTGACGCCGGAGAGGTAGGAGTAAAGTTAAGGCTTGGAAAGGTGGACAAGGAGGAGCTCTACCCCGGTGTTCACATTGTTCTACCTTGGATTGAGAGCGTCGTAATCTTTTCAACCCGTGTTGAAAAAATAGACATGACGACAAAAACGAGAAACCCAATTACAGCTTTAAGTATAGAAGGACTCCCCGTAAGGCTTGACGTAACAGTCCTTTATAGAATCGTTCCACAGAAGGCAGATGAAATTTACAAGAACTACGGAGTGGACTTTGCCGAAAAGGTAATCATCTCAATAGTGAGGGAAACTGTAAGGAACGTCATAGCTCGCTACAAGATAGAGGACCTCTACTCAACAAAAAGGGCAGAGCTCCAAAAGACCATTTACGACGAGCTCAAAAAGAGGCTACTCACAGCCCACATTCAGGTTGTAGACCTTCTTTTAAGGGACGTTAGGCTTCCTAAGAAGGTAGTTGAGAAGATAGAGGAGAAGTTAAGGGCAAAGGAAGAAGCTGAAAAGATGAAGTTTGTCATAGAGAAAGAAAGGCTTGAGGCAGAGAGGAAGATAACAGAGGCAAGGGGAATCGCCGAGTCAAACAGGATTATTGCAAACTCCCTCTCTGAAAAGTATCTCCAGTGGTACTACCTCCAGACCCTCAAAGAGCTTGCAAACAGCCCCAACAACACATTTGTAATTACCCCTTACGACAACAAACTAATCCCTATGTTAAACGTAAATAAAGGTAATGGAACTAAGTAA
- a CDS encoding metal ABC transporter permease produces MELSNPLTYLQYGFGIKALISAILTGITCSAAGTYVILRKMAFIGAGLAHVAFAGVTFGLMLGSSPLLWAFLFSAVAGTALWYLSTKKAIHYDVTIGVLFATSMGLAVIFLSFSKSYGSEALSYLFGSPLSVETVDLFLLALATILTFSFYFFFWRDIYLITFSQDIAKASGYKVELLTFTASCLISLVVTLSIKAVGALLVFSLLVMPAASAYRFSRSYGEFFLLSVVFGFITSLLGILLSFTLDVPSGAAITLISFLIFLLSAVK; encoded by the coding sequence ATGGAACTAAGTAATCCCCTTACCTACCTTCAGTACGGCTTCGGGATTAAAGCCCTTATATCGGCCATTCTTACCGGTATTACCTGCTCTGCCGCAGGCACTTACGTAATCCTCAGGAAGATGGCCTTTATAGGGGCAGGGCTTGCCCACGTTGCCTTTGCCGGCGTGACTTTCGGGCTCATGCTTGGAAGTTCCCCTCTTTTGTGGGCTTTCCTCTTTTCAGCCGTTGCAGGAACAGCCCTGTGGTATTTAAGCACCAAAAAGGCCATTCACTACGATGTAACCATAGGAGTTCTCTTTGCAACGAGTATGGGACTTGCCGTTATCTTTTTAAGCTTTTCAAAAAGTTACGGTTCAGAGGCCCTCTCCTACCTCTTTGGCAGTCCATTGAGCGTTGAAACTGTAGACCTTTTCCTCTTGGCCTTGGCGACTATCCTTACCTTCTCCTTTTACTTCTTCTTCTGGAGGGACATCTACCTAATAACCTTTAGTCAGGATATAGCTAAAGCTTCCGGATACAAGGTGGAGCTCCTAACCTTCACAGCCTCCTGTCTCATATCCTTAGTCGTAACCCTCTCAATTAAAGCAGTTGGGGCTCTCTTAGTATTTTCCCTCCTTGTTATGCCGGCAGCGTCAGCCTACAGGTTCTCAAGGAGTTACGGGGAGTTTTTCCTCCTCTCCGTCGTTTTTGGTTTTATTACTTCACTCTTGGGGATTCTCCTATCCTTTACACTTGACGTCCCCTCCGGAGCAGCGATAACCCTTATTTCTTTTTTGATTTTCCTCCTCTCAGCAGTTAAATAG
- a CDS encoding flavodoxin family protein — MKVLAINGSHRKGSTLILLEEALKELSEFETEVISLCDYKLEYCKVCNACKKNGGICIVNDGYQEIEKKMKEADAIIVGSPVYFGSITGMLKTLFDRSRTLRVNWELKDKVCAAITVGATQHGGQEHTLQAIHAWALIHGMILVADSDPTAHFGGAAVAKQVDGEFKIDEWGLQTARSVGKRVREVLKAIKG; from the coding sequence ATGAAAGTTCTTGCAATAAACGGTTCCCATAGGAAAGGGTCAACTCTTATTCTGTTAGAGGAGGCTTTAAAGGAGCTCTCTGAGTTTGAGACGGAGGTTATTTCTCTCTGCGACTACAAACTTGAGTACTGTAAGGTCTGTAACGCCTGCAAGAAGAACGGAGGTATCTGCATTGTTAACGACGGCTATCAGGAGATAGAGAAAAAAATGAAAGAGGCCGACGCCATTATCGTTGGTTCTCCCGTTTACTTTGGCTCAATAACCGGAATGCTAAAAACCCTCTTTGACAGGTCAAGAACTTTAAGGGTTAACTGGGAGTTAAAGGACAAGGTGTGTGCAGCAATAACCGTTGGAGCTACGCAGCACGGAGGACAGGAGCATACCTTACAGGCAATTCACGCGTGGGCTCTAATTCACGGAATGATTCTCGTTGCAGACTCAGACCCCACTGCCCACTTTGGGGGGGCTGCTGTTGCAAAGCAAGTTGACGGCGAGTTTAAGATTGACGAGTGGGGACTCCAGACTGCAAGGAGCGTTGGTAAGAGAGTAAGGGAGGTTCTAAAGGCGATTAAGGGATAA
- a CDS encoding rhodanese-like domain-containing protein: MLRERIKQMDLDFFAAGGPKIGLDAFLELWKKGEAILLDVRFEEEVELFKVGFGINIPLYKLPENLERLPKDKLIVTFCPEKVRATLAYSYLVSEGFENVKVLSASPSDIIAKVKPGFIKKLKEEKE, encoded by the coding sequence ATGTTGAGGGAACGCATAAAGCAAATGGATCTTGACTTTTTCGCAGCTGGGGGACCTAAGATAGGGCTTGACGCCTTTTTGGAGCTCTGGAAAAAGGGCGAGGCTATACTGCTTGACGTCAGGTTTGAAGAGGAGGTAGAGCTCTTTAAAGTCGGCTTTGGAATAAACATTCCTCTCTACAAACTTCCGGAAAATTTGGAGAGACTACCTAAGGACAAGCTTATAGTTACTTTCTGTCCAGAAAAAGTGAGGGCTACCTTGGCCTACTCTTACCTTGTGAGTGAAGGATTTGAGAATGTAAAGGTTCTTTCAGCTTCCCCTTCGGATATAATTGCTAAGGTCAAGCCGGGATTTATTAAGAAGTTAAAGGAGGAGAAAGAATGA
- a CDS encoding sulfite exporter TauE/SafE family protein — MVVGDYLEISLISFFVSFIFGLGGLGSAVALIPILVFLGVPFHLARSAGLFTNVLSTLSATLHNLKKGLVDIKFALPIVVASMLFSPLGAYFSHFVPERLVGLAFALFLFFAGVMIYIPKKGGNRESSSPIFPLFVGSLAGFVSGFLGVGGGALISPLLIVAGFNPKKVAAVTAFAVPFSSFIGFLTYWKMGSVDWKVVLFAGVPAVISGYLAAYLSHSYLSASLVKKLLGIIFFLFGVKLLLKFLI, encoded by the coding sequence GTGGTAGTAGGAGACTATTTAGAAATATCGTTAATTTCTTTTTTTGTCTCCTTTATCTTTGGCCTTGGAGGGCTTGGCTCTGCTGTTGCTCTCATTCCAATTTTGGTGTTCTTAGGTGTTCCTTTCCATTTAGCAAGGTCTGCAGGACTTTTTACCAACGTCCTTTCTACCTTATCTGCTACTCTTCATAACCTTAAAAAGGGACTCGTGGATATTAAGTTTGCCCTTCCAATAGTTGTGGCGTCTATGCTCTTTTCTCCCTTGGGAGCTTACTTTTCTCACTTTGTTCCGGAGAGGTTAGTTGGGTTAGCCTTCGCACTGTTTCTTTTCTTTGCCGGAGTTATGATTTACATACCGAAGAAGGGAGGTAACAGGGAGAGCTCCTCCCCCATCTTTCCTCTTTTTGTCGGCTCTCTTGCAGGATTTGTTTCTGGGTTTTTGGGAGTTGGAGGGGGAGCTCTAATATCTCCCTTGTTGATAGTAGCGGGGTTTAACCCTAAGAAGGTTGCAGCTGTTACCGCCTTTGCAGTTCCTTTTTCTTCTTTTATAGGTTTTTTAACCTACTGGAAGATGGGTAGCGTTGACTGGAAGGTTGTGCTATTTGCGGGAGTTCCTGCTGTTATTTCTGGATACTTAGCGGCATACCTTAGTCATAGTTACCTCAGTGCGTCTCTGGTTAAAAAACTCTTGGGAATTATCTTCTTCTTGTTTGGGGTAAAACTTTTGCTAAAATTCTTAATATAG